The Shewanella algae DNA segment TGCTTGAGCGCCGCCCCAGCGGTAAACGCCTGGCTGGGATCATGCTGGTTATGTCGCTGCTGGCCTTGCTGCTGATCCTGTTCTTCAAGGGTGCCTTGCTATCACTGTTGGAATTGGTGATGATCCAGGCCTTTATGACCACCTGTATTTTTGCCTGGTTGAATCTACGGCTGATGAGTTCCAAAACCCTGCCGACTGAGGCCCGTTACGGCAGGGGCATGCAACTCTGGGGCTGGCTGGGACTCGGTTACCTGTTTGGCTTTGCGCTGCTGTTTATCTATTGGTATTGCTACATCAAATAAGGAAGTTGCATGAACTCCTCACCGCTGGCGCAGCCGCGCTTTTTAGGACTAAAACTCTCATCGACAGTCAAAGGCATGAGCATGGCCTGCCTGCTGGGATTCACTCTTAGCCTAAGCGCTGCGCCGAGATCCGAACAAGAGCCGGCACCAGGCAAGGATTCGGCGCCATCTGTCTGCCACAGCGAAGAGCTGACACGACAGCTGCTGCTGATAATCAAGCAAAACCCCCTGCCCTTCAGCGGCGTAATCGAGTTGAGGCAAGGTAAAAAGATACTGCTGAGCCATGCGGCCGGAGAAAGCCAGGGCAAACCCATCACCTCTGATAGCCAATTTGTGCTGGGTTCACTGTCAAAGCAAGTGTTTGCCGTCTTGGTGATGCGGGCGATAGAAAGAGGCGATTTCAAGCTCAATGACAGCGCCGCCGCCCTGCTCGGCAAAGAGGCCGAACTGGATCCGGCCATCACAGTTGCCATGCTGCTGAGCCACACATCCGGCATGGGCATCCAAGGACAAGCCTTGCTGTTCACCCCGGGCAGCGATTTTAAATACAGCAATGACAATTATTGGCTACTGGCCGAGATCCTCAAGCGTGAAGGCAGCAGCGGTACTCAATTGCTGCAGCGCTTCTTTGATGCCGAGGGGCTTGAGCTCAAGGCCCGCACCGGCAGTATCGAAAGTATCCAGGAACAGTTACCCAATCTGGCGATAGGAAGAGCCGAGACAGACAGCGGCTTTGAAAGTGTGGCCGAGCAGTTAACCCTCACAGATAAGCTACTGGCCAGCGGCGCCCTTATTGGTTCCGCCTCCGCCTTTGCCGATTTTCAGCAGGCCCTGCATCAGGGGCAACTACTTAGCCGTGGCGGCTATTTGCAGTTGCTGGCGCCGAGAGGCAAACGCCCCCATCGTTGGGGCGAGCTGAATTATGCCGCCGGAATACAACTGAGCCCTGAGTTGCCCCTGGAGTTCAGCCACAGTGGTTACATAGCGGGTTATATCAGCACTGCGATTTATTATCCGGACTCGGGCTTCAATCTGGTGGTACTGGAAAACACCTCTTGGTCACTCAAAGATATAGGCCGGGTGTTCGCCCTTCACGACAAGCTGCGACAGGCGGTGCGCGAAACGGCCGCGAACTGTCCACTGGAAAAAGCGGCAAATCTGCCCGGCTTTTAGGTATAATGCCGCAATATTGCGGAGCCTCCGCGCCTAACGCACCTAAGTCAATCGCCAGACAGTGTTAAAACTAAGCCGGGAGTCAAACCGGCCCAGGGACATTCATGACCAACAACGATATTCTGCGCCGCTTGCGCTTTGTCTTTAATTTCAACGACTCCAAGGTATTGCGTCTCTACGCCAAAATGAAGCGTGAAATGAGTGAAGCTGAGCTGGCCGGCCTGCTCAAGAAAGAAGATGAAGAAGGGTTCCGTCCCTGTGACGATCGTACCCTGTGCCAGTTTCTCGATGCCGTGATCATCGACAAACGCGGCCTGCGTCCCGGCAGTGGCATTCCGCAGCCGCTACCCAGCCTGAACAACAACATCATCTTCAAGAAACTCAGAATCGCCTTGGAACTGAAAGAAGAAGATATTATTGCCATTCTTGAACTGGCCAACTTCCGCATCGGCAAGGCTGAGCTGAGCGCCCTGTTCCGCAATCCTGAGCACAAGCATTACCGCTACTGTGGTGATCAGTTGATGCGTAACTTTATCAAAGGCTTGTCACTTAAATACCGCGGTAAGTAAGCCAACAAGTAACAGCTGATATCTCCTTTGGAACCAGGCATCCGTCTGGTTCTTTGTTTTGTGTCGTTACCCTCTTAGGCTCAGGCCAACCCGGTTTGCCGCGTTTTAAACAAAATTTTTGCTCAAGCCCTCGCCTACAGGCAACAAAGATCACATTTCGTGGTAACCTATGCGGATTTAGATCACAGCCCGTCATCCACAAGCAAAGAACATAAAAGGTTAGCCATGGACGATAATAAACGCCCCTTATATCTGCCTTTTGCCGGTCCGGCTATTCTCGAAGCGCCGTTGATCAACAAAGGTAGTGCATTTACCGAGGAAGAGCGTATTTTCTTCAACCTCGAAGGCCTGGTGCCCTACGTGATTGAAACGATCGAAGAGCAGGCCTCACGTGCCTACGATCAGTTCAAGAACTTCAGCAATGATCTGGACAAGCATATCTATCTGCGCAACATCCAGGACACCAACGAGACCCTCTTCTATCGTCTGGTTCAGAACCACATCACAGAGATGATGCCTATCATCTACACCCCAACCGTCGGGTTGGCCTGTGAACGCTTCTCCAAAGACTACCGCCGTAACCGCGGCCTGTTTATCTCCTATCCGAACAAGGATCGCATCGACGACATCCTCAACAACTCCACCCGTCACAAGGTGAAGGTGATAGTGGTTACCGACGGTGAGCGTATATTGGGGCTGGGCGATCAGGGGATCGGCGGCATGGGGATCCCGATTGGAAAGCTGTCGCTCTACACCAGTTGCGGCGGCATCAGCCCGGCTTACACTCTGCCCATTACCCTGGATGTGGGAACAGATAACCCGCATCTGCTGGAAGATCCCATGTATATGGGTTGGCGCCACCAGCGCATAGGCGGTGAAGAATATCTGGAATTTATTGAAGCCTTTATGCAGGCGGTTCATCGCCGCTGGCCCGAGGCCTTGATCCAGTTTGAAGACTTCGCCCAGAAAAACGCCATGCCGCTGCTGGAGCGTTACAAGGATAAATACTGCTGTTTCAATGATGACATTCAGGGAACCGCCGCCATCACAGTTGGTTCACTGCTCGCTGCCTGTAAGGCCGCCGGCACTCAGTTGAGCCAGCAAAGAGTTGCCTTCCTCGGCGCCGGCAGCGCAGGCTGTGGCATCGCCGAAGCGATTATTGCTCAGATGGTTTCCGAAGGGATCAGTGATGAGCAGGCCAGGCGCCAGGTGTTTATGGTCGATCGCTGGGGACTGTTGCAGGACAATATGCCCAACCTGTTGCCATTCCAACAGAAACTGGCGCAAAAGCGCGAAGAGCTGCAGCAATGGAGCAATTTCGGTGACAACATCTCATTACTGGATGTGGTCAACAACGGCAAGCCGACTGTGCTTATCGGGGTTTCCGGCGCCCCAGGGCTGTTCAGCGAGGAGATCATCCGCGCCATGCACAGCCACTGCCCAAGACCGATAGTGTTCCCGCTGTCCAACCCCACCAGCCGGGTTGAAGCCACGCCCAAGGATATTTTGCATTGGACCAATGGCCAGGCACTGGTTGCCACCGGCAGCCCCTTTGAGCCTGTGGTCATAGACAATCAGACCTATGAAATCGCCCAGTGCAACAACAGCTATATCTTCCCCGGCATAGGCCTTGGGGTATTGGCCAGTGGTGCCAAGCGGGTCTCTGATGAGATGCTGATGGCCTCCAGCCGCGCCCTGGCGGAATGCTCGCCGCTGGCACTCAACGGCAGTGGTTCTCTGCTGCCTAAGCTGGAAGAGATCCAGAAGGTCAGCAAGCACATCGCCTTTGCCGTCGGCAAGGTCGCCATCGAACAGGGTCACGCTTTGCCGACTTCCGATGAGCTGCTGTTGCAGGCCATAGAAAGCAATTTCTGGCAGCCTGAGTATCGCCGCTACAAACGTACTTCCTTCTAAGAGCGTCCGTGCCCATAAAAAACCGGCTTTATGCCGGTTTTTTATTCAGCCATTGGCTATCACATCTCGGATACTGTTGAGCAAGCGCCTGTCAGTACGGGCCTTTTTCAACTTGCGTACACTCTCCTTGAGCGCCGACTGTGAAATACGCTCAAACATGCCACCGTATTCCTTCTCGGCAATGGCCTCGTCGGTATCCGCCAACTGGGCGATATCCTGGGCCATCAAACTCAGTTGCAACCAGGCCGACGCGATAAAAAAGCCGTGAAAATCGGCTCTCGGCAGCAACTTGGCAGCACTTGGCGGCAACTTGTCCCAAGCCTGTTTGAACTCGGACTGCTTATCATCCAGCAATTCTTCAAACAGATTGTCATAAGCTTCTTTCAGCGCCGTGGGCAACTTATCCATAGGCAGTACCTGAGAGCAGATATTGATGGCGGCGCTTCGCGCCTGCTGCCGGTATTGAGCATCAACTTGAGTCATGGTTTTTTCCGTCTAAAAGCGATTGGCGGCGAGTATAGCACCGGCAATAAAGGGCAATCCATCTGAAGTTGGTATCAAGGAACCGAGGAGCAAATACGGCGAAAACAAGTCGGTAACCGAATTCATCCCTTACCGGCAAGCGATTGATGCAGCTCTACTTACCTGCAAATTTAACGATTTATTACTGGTCAGCCTGAGCCCTGGTGCGTATGCTTAATAACATTATCTAAACATCTGTCTATCGGTCAGCGTGAAGTCATACTTTCTGAAATCAGCCATTGCAGTGCTGCTTCTGGCAGGCATGGTTCCCCACGCCTTGGCACTGGATAATCCCAAGGCTGATGAGCTGTTCAAACAGCTGGAAGATGGGCAGGTCAACAATGTTGCCGAAGTAGAACAAACTCTGGATCAGATAGCCCAATTGCTGGCAAAGGACGATCTGGACAGGCAGGCCAGGCTCAGGCGCGCCCGCTGCTGGAGCTTTGATGCCAACGACAACGCCAACATAGATGCAGCCATAGACTATGCCGTCAATCAGGCACAAGCGGCTGAAAACCAAGCCTACCCTGAAGCCTTAACCGACTTTCGCCTTTGCCATGGCTGGTACTCTCAACTCAAAGGCAATATGGAACAGGCCAAAGCCGACTATGACCAAGCCCTGCAGCAGGCCTATCAACTCGAAGATCATCGCCTGATCGCCGATGCCCGCAGTCTGCGCGGAGCCATGTATTCCTTTCAGGGCAATTTTGCCATGGCGCTGGAAGATCTGCTGACCGCTCAACAACTTTATGAAAAACTCAAGCTGGATTATTGGGGTCTGTATAACCTGGCCGACCTCGCCACCAGTTTCCGCCGTTTCGGCGATCCACAAAGTGCGCTCAACTATTACCGCCAACTGGAGCAGGCCTATCGCCAGAGTGGTCACGAAGAGCAGGCCTATATTATCAATGGCGAAATGGCCATCGCCCTCGAAGAACTGGGTGATTTTGAAGGCGCCGTGGCCAAGTTCCAACAGTCATACGACTATCTCAAGCAGCAAGGAGTCACGGTGGAAGCCGCAGGAGTTTCGGTCAATATGGCCGGCTCCCTGTTGAAGCTGGGCAGAGTCGAAGACGCCAAACAGGCGCTGGAACGCGCCAGGCCATTTGTGACTGAGCAGCAAGGTGGCTTCTACAGCTTTATGCAACTCTACAGCGCCGATGTGCTGTTGCGCCAAGGCCAGGCTGAACAGGCGATGGCGCCCTTGATCAAGGCCGAAAAAAGTTTCAGGAATATCAACAATGATCGCGGCTTGGCCGAACTCTACCTGCTCAAGAGCGAAGTATTTGCCGCCCAGGGGCTATGGCAGGAATCGCTCAAAGTGCTCAGGCTGTATATCGCCCTGCACCACGAGCTGGATAACAAATTGCAATCTTACCGCACCACAGAGATGCGTACCCGCTTCAATGCCGATCGCATGGCAAAAGAAAACCAACGCCTGCTGGAAAGCGAACGCCTGAAAGAGCAAGAGGTGCAGATACTGCAGCAAAACCGTCTATTGCAGTTGGCTGTGCTGGTTCTGGCCAGCATCATTATCATAATCACTGCGGTGATGGCCTTTAAGCAGACCAGTAAATCACGCAAATTCCAGAAGATAGCCCATACGGATCACCTCACCCAATTGGCGAACCGGCGTTATACCTATCACAAGGGTGAAGCTATGTTCAATCAGGCGCGAGATAGCGGCACGCCTTTTTCACTTGTGTTGTTTGATGCCGATAACTTCAAGGATATCAATGATCAGTTTGGTCACGATGGTGGCGATAAGGTCTTACAACATCTGGCAAGCCTGAGCCAAACCCTTATCCGCGAACAAGATCTGCTGGGGCGGATTGGCGGTGAAGAGTTTCTGCTGTTGTTGCCGGAAACAGCCCATGAAGAGTGCCTGAAAATCGCCGAGCGTCTGCGCCAAACCATAGCCGAATCACGCCCGGAAGGGCTAGTCGGTGAGCCCAGAGTGACTATAAGTGCCGGGGTAGCGACTCTGGGTGAGGAACTGCAGTTCTCCGAGCTGTTGAAACAGGCCGATGATGCCCTCTATTGCGCCAAGAAACGAGGTCGTAACCGGGTCGAAACCGCCTGAATGAGCACAGTGGTTATTGCAGATCATTGAACGCGCCAGAGCACTTCCGCCTGACGTAAAGAGGGCTCGGCACCAAACCACTTTTGATAGAGCGCGTCAAATTCGCCCGTTTTCTGCAATGCCAATAGCGCCTTGTGCCAGGCTTCGACCCGTTCAGGAGCCGTACCGCCGGAGAACGCCAAATAGAGGCGCAAGTGCGCCAGTTCCAATACGGGGCGCACCGCCGCCGGTGTTTGGCCCAATTGCCGCAAGACGCCCTGAACCGCGATATCCGCCTGACACCAATAACGCACCCGCTTATGCAACAACTGCCTGGCCGAATACTGAGGAAAACCTGAGATCAGCAACTGCTCATCCGGAACGGACTTCAACAAGATCTGCGCCGGGGAGTTGCGGTATAGGGCAATATTACCCGCCGCTACCGCCTGTGACAGGTCTGCCGGGGTAAAATCATCATCCATGCGGGCATAGAGCTGAATGCGGGTTTCGGCAATCGGGCCAACAAAATCAAATTCCTGCCGCCGCTGTTCATTAATGGAAGTGGCAAACAGCAAGACGTTAGGCTCCTGGTTTGCGATATTCATCGCCCTGGCCCAAGGCAATACTTCTATCACAGGCTCTTTGTCAGAGGCAGCCACCTGATGGTGCAAGGCCCTCACCAGAGCCACCGCATAACCGTCGACGCGACCATGGCGCTCATAGCTCATGGGAGGCCAGGTTTCGGTCAGCAGCCTGAGTGCGGGCGACTCGGCCTCAGTAAGCTCGTTACCGGCCAAAGCCAAGTTGGCAAAGCTACA contains these protein-coding regions:
- a CDS encoding serine hydrolase domain-containing protein, with product MNSSPLAQPRFLGLKLSSTVKGMSMACLLGFTLSLSAAPRSEQEPAPGKDSAPSVCHSEELTRQLLLIIKQNPLPFSGVIELRQGKKILLSHAAGESQGKPITSDSQFVLGSLSKQVFAVLVMRAIERGDFKLNDSAAALLGKEAELDPAITVAMLLSHTSGMGIQGQALLFTPGSDFKYSNDNYWLLAEILKREGSSGTQLLQRFFDAEGLELKARTGSIESIQEQLPNLAIGRAETDSGFESVAEQLTLTDKLLASGALIGSASAFADFQQALHQGQLLSRGGYLQLLAPRGKRPHRWGELNYAAGIQLSPELPLEFSHSGYIAGYISTAIYYPDSGFNLVVLENTSWSLKDIGRVFALHDKLRQAVRETAANCPLEKAANLPGF
- a CDS encoding substrate-binding periplasmic protein — protein: MPGIETLLRGCVIVFCCSFANLALAGNELTEAESPALRLLTETWPPMSYERHGRVDGYAVALVRALHHQVAASDKEPVIEVLPWARAMNIANQEPNVLLFATSINEQRRQEFDFVGPIAETRIQLYARMDDDFTPADLSQAVAAGNIALYRNSPAQILLKSVPDEQLLISGFPQYSARQLLHKRVRYWCQADIAVQGVLRQLGQTPAAVRPVLELAHLRLYLAFSGGTAPERVEAWHKALLALQKTGEFDALYQKWFGAEPSLRQAEVLWRVQ
- a CDS encoding tetratricopeptide repeat-containing diguanylate cyclase, whose product is MKSYFLKSAIAVLLLAGMVPHALALDNPKADELFKQLEDGQVNNVAEVEQTLDQIAQLLAKDDLDRQARLRRARCWSFDANDNANIDAAIDYAVNQAQAAENQAYPEALTDFRLCHGWYSQLKGNMEQAKADYDQALQQAYQLEDHRLIADARSLRGAMYSFQGNFAMALEDLLTAQQLYEKLKLDYWGLYNLADLATSFRRFGDPQSALNYYRQLEQAYRQSGHEEQAYIINGEMAIALEELGDFEGAVAKFQQSYDYLKQQGVTVEAAGVSVNMAGSLLKLGRVEDAKQALERARPFVTEQQGGFYSFMQLYSADVLLRQGQAEQAMAPLIKAEKSFRNINNDRGLAELYLLKSEVFAAQGLWQESLKVLRLYIALHHELDNKLQSYRTTEMRTRFNADRMAKENQRLLESERLKEQEVQILQQNRLLQLAVLVLASIIIIITAVMAFKQTSKSRKFQKIAHTDHLTQLANRRYTYHKGEAMFNQARDSGTPFSLVLFDADNFKDINDQFGHDGGDKVLQHLASLSQTLIREQDLLGRIGGEEFLLLLPETAHEECLKIAERLRQTIAESRPEGLVGEPRVTISAGVATLGEELQFSELLKQADDALYCAKKRGRNRVETA
- a CDS encoding DUF1456 family protein, which produces MTNNDILRRLRFVFNFNDSKVLRLYAKMKREMSEAELAGLLKKEDEEGFRPCDDRTLCQFLDAVIIDKRGLRPGSGIPQPLPSLNNNIIFKKLRIALELKEEDIIAILELANFRIGKAELSALFRNPEHKHYRYCGDQLMRNFIKGLSLKYRGK
- a CDS encoding NAD-dependent malic enzyme; its protein translation is MDDNKRPLYLPFAGPAILEAPLINKGSAFTEEERIFFNLEGLVPYVIETIEEQASRAYDQFKNFSNDLDKHIYLRNIQDTNETLFYRLVQNHITEMMPIIYTPTVGLACERFSKDYRRNRGLFISYPNKDRIDDILNNSTRHKVKVIVVTDGERILGLGDQGIGGMGIPIGKLSLYTSCGGISPAYTLPITLDVGTDNPHLLEDPMYMGWRHQRIGGEEYLEFIEAFMQAVHRRWPEALIQFEDFAQKNAMPLLERYKDKYCCFNDDIQGTAAITVGSLLAACKAAGTQLSQQRVAFLGAGSAGCGIAEAIIAQMVSEGISDEQARRQVFMVDRWGLLQDNMPNLLPFQQKLAQKREELQQWSNFGDNISLLDVVNNGKPTVLIGVSGAPGLFSEEIIRAMHSHCPRPIVFPLSNPTSRVEATPKDILHWTNGQALVATGSPFEPVVIDNQTYEIAQCNNSYIFPGIGLGVLASGAKRVSDEMLMASSRALAECSPLALNGSGSLLPKLEEIQKVSKHIAFAVGKVAIEQGHALPTSDELLLQAIESNFWQPEYRRYKRTSF
- a CDS encoding DUF3069 domain-containing protein; amino-acid sequence: MTQVDAQYRQQARSAAINICSQVLPMDKLPTALKEAYDNLFEELLDDKQSEFKQAWDKLPPSAAKLLPRADFHGFFIASAWLQLSLMAQDIAQLADTDEAIAEKEYGGMFERISQSALKESVRKLKKARTDRRLLNSIRDVIANG